GGTATTCCGAACGAGAAGTTCGGATCGAGTATGCCGTAACTGCCGATTGGAGGTACTTTAATTTACATCTTTAAGGTACAACGATCGATCATAGAGAAAAAGCAGCTGAGATCCATCCGAAGAGAACCTCTGATCGCGGGCAATGTTTGTCTCATCGGAATTATCTACAACCTGTTTTGTCGCTTCCCCCTTCATAGTATCATACACCCAGAGCGTCCACTGATAACCACCGTCGCAGCTATAAAGGGTCGCTTCAAGACACGTACGTTCCCAAAAGGCAAGCCGGGTGTTGTCATCCGACCAGCGAAAAGGCCCTTCAATGGTTTTTTCGGGTCCGCCTGAAGTTTCCCAAAGCTTTTCTTCCTTGGAGTCGGGATAGTGGTTAAGCCAAAGCGAAACCCGGGCGTTATTGTCAAAATCCCGTTTCATGTAGAGGATCCGGATTCCGTTTAAATCCCAAAGGGGAGGATAGAGTGGCAGGTGGGTAGAAGGGTTGCTGTAAAGTTGCCAGGTGTCATTAATCATTCCATCCAAAGAGACAAAAGCAAGCTGGTAGATATCCTCTTCTTCGGTATGCACCGTTTCATCCAGCTGGTAAACCAACACTTCTGAACGGTTGGGGGATAATGTTTCGGGAATGCCCTCAGCTAGCCGGGTACTGTCTCCGGAGGCTTGATCATACAGATAGGTAGAAAGAACGGAAGATAGTGGGTCTAATTTCACAAATAAAAACTGATTTGATGATACAGGAATAACAGGGCTACCGCCCGAAACCTGTATTTCAAGATCGGGGATTCTTTCCGGGGTCCCTCCGTCAATATTGACCTTGTAAACAGGAGCAGAGCAACCTGACAGGCAGGATGTCGGGAGGTAATAAATTGTTTCAGAATCAGGTTCATAAGCAGCATAATAACCGGGCTGATTATCTGTATTTGTTGCATTACCATCCGGAACTGAAATTCCATACAAGCCATGGCCACCATACCAGAAAGCTGTTCCATCTTCCGGCCATAGAAGGGTGCCGTAATAGAAACTGTGAGAAGGCGGGAAAGTATAGAAAGGAGATTCCAGCCCAAATTCTTTTACAGTACCGGGACCTGCCGGATCTTTTTTGCAGCTTGTAAAGAAGAACAGACCGCAAAGAAATACTATAAAGCTCCTTGAATGTACCATATACAACTCACTTGATTAATTAAGGGTGAGTCAGATAATCAGAACTAATAAAAATATAATCAGACCGGAATTTATTACCTAAATCAAAAAAAAGCTGTTGTGCTTCGTTTCTCTTTCTGTTAACAAGTAAAAACCATCAAGCGCGCGGGTGAAATTCCTTGTGAACCTGGTGTAGAAATGATCGGTCTATGTGGGTATAGATTTCAGTAGTCAGGATAGAGGAGTGTCCCAGCATTTCCTGCACGGCCCTTAGATCAGCACCACCCTCCAGAAGGTGAGTGGCAAAGGAATGGCGGAAAATATGCGGATACACGTTTTTCTTGATTTCGGCTTTCTCCGCTGCTTTTTGCACAATATTCCAAATACTCATGCGCGATAGTGCGCTTCCCCGCATACTGAGAAATACTTTATTCTTGGCTTTGTGAGCCTTCTCCGGATTAAAGAACTGTGGGCGCACATGCTCGGTGTAGTGCGATATGGCATCCTGGGCAATTTCTCCCACCGGAACAAGCCGCTCCTTGTTTCCTTTTCCAATCACACGAATAAACCCTATTTCGAAGATCAGGCGATCTTGCTCGAGTCCGGTTAGTTCGCTCACCCTCATTCCGGTTCCGTATAAAGTTTCAAGGATGGCTTTGTCGCGAATGCCGGCCGGGGTGGTCAAATCAGGCGTTTCTAGGATGGCGTCAATTTCATCCCGGTCTAATACTTCGGGAAGCTTGGATGCTTTTTTGGGTAACTCCACCAGTTCAGCCGGATTGGCTTTCGTGATGCCTTCTACCACAGCAAATTCATGAAACCCGCGAATGCTGGAAATATTCCGGGCCAGGGAGCTGGCTGATAGTAATTCTTCATCCACCAAAAAATTGAGAAAGTCTTCTATATGAGAAAGGGTTACGCCGGCAAGGTCATTGATTTTTTTCTCAGAAGTGAGGTATCGAAAATATCGCTCAAGGTCGTTTTTGTAGGAGACTACGGAGTTTTCGGTCAGGCCTTTTTCAAGCTTCACAAACTGCAGATATAAATCCAGTTCCTGCTTGAAGGCCACGTTTATTCGCCGGTTTCTTCTTGTTCTTCGGTTTGTTCTGAACCGTTTTCAGATCCGGCTCTTTCAGCTTCGGCTGCTTTTTCTTTGGCTTTCTCTTCTTTATCCCGCTCCTTGTCCTCCGGATATTCTACACGGCTGTGATACACGCCAACCAAAATATTCAGGAAGGTTTCCTTGATCACCTGGAGGTGTCGGAAAGTTAATGGACAATGACTAAGCTGACCTTCAGCTACCCGGTCATCTACCATTCGGTTCACCAGGTTTTCAAGCTTACTGTAAGTTGGATTCTTCATAGCTCTGGAAGCGGCTTCAATGCCATCAGCAAGTAAAAGAATACCGGTCTCTTTTGTGGAAGGAAGAGGCCCTTCGTACCGGAATTGGTCTTCCTGAAGCATACTCTTCATATCATCGTCTTCTTTCGCCTTCTCAAAGAAATAGCGGATAACAGAGGTGCCGTGGTGAGTTCTGATAAAGTCGATAATAATTTCCGGTAGATCTTCGTCTTCGGCCATTTTTACCCCTTCGCTAACGTGCGCCTTAATGACCATAGCGCTCATCTGGGGTTTCAGTTTGTCGTGTTCGTTAGCCCCTTTGGTTTGGTTTTCGACGAAATATTCGGGTTTCACCATTTTTCCGATATCATGATAGAGGGCTCCGACCCGGCATAAGAGGGAGTTAGCTCCAATAGCCGATGCAGCTGCCTCAGAAAGGTTGGCAACCTGCAGGCTGTGATGGAAAGTGCCCGGGGCTTTGTTCATCAGTTCTTTAAGAACCGGTTGGTTGGTATCCCCAAGCTCAATTAGGGTGAAGTCGGTGGTTACGCCGAAAATGGTTTCAAAAAGAAGAATTATAGGGTAGGTAAATAAGATGAACACTGAGCTAATGGCAATGTACATCAGGTCGGAGGCAAACATCTCCCAGCCGCTCAGCGTGGCAATATTAAAAGAGCCAACCACCAATATATATGTTATGAATACAATGCCGGGGGTTGTGAAGAAAAACTGGGAACGATCTTTGATATCCCGAACAGAAAATACACCCAGGCTACAGGCAGCAAAAGTAGCTACCACAAACTCAAAGCTGTTCCCGTTTACCAATCCCAGTAAGCTGGCGAGGGTGATAGAGGAGACCAATCCCACGCGTGAATCAAAAATGATAGTCAATACAATAGGGGCAATTGCAATGGGGATGATGTAAGGGTCAGCTATATCGAGATAGTTGACCAGGCCGGCGCCAAATGAAACAAGACCCATAGTAAGAAAAACCAGCAGAAATAGAGCGTTGTCGGAAGTGATGTTTCTTCGGTATAAATAGATATACATAAAGAAAACAAAGGTGATGGCAACAATGATGACCAACTGACCTGCAAATCGCACCCATTTTTCAATATTCGTGGCATTTTCAGAACGGGCTTCGGCAAGGCTTCTAAGTATATTCGCTCGTTCGGGAGTTACCAGGTCACCACGACGGATGATTACCTGCCCTTGCGCAATGGCTCCTTTTGTTTCAGAAATGGTGGCAAGAGCTTCTTCCAGCCGGGCCTGGGTGTCTTCTTCGCTATACTTGTAATTTGGTATGATCACTTTGTTATACAGCTCCATGGCAAGCCGCATTCTCTGTTCATCAAAAGTACGGTTTAGCTGAAATTGCATAAACTCGTTGGCTTCCCGGAGGTCCCGGACTCTCGCCAGATCTATAGATTGTTCGGTGCTTTCAAGAGTATTTCGTACAGTGATTTTGTCGGTGTCCAGGTTGCCCTTATTCCTGTTAATAATCCCCTGGTTCATCAGCTGGTCTATCAATTGCTCGAGCTGCTGCTTTACTGATACCCCCACAAACTGATTGGAAGGCAGGTTTTGACTTTGCACCTGTTCATAACTGTTAAAAAGCACCTGCCAGGAGGGTTCGGTAAGCTCAACATCGGTGATGCTCAGCTCCCGGGCAAAGCGCACGCTGTCATCATACGCCGAAGGCATATCATTCTTCTCTGCAATTTGCCAGTCGGCATAGGCTTCCAGCACGGGCTGAATATCCCGGTAAATAGAATCGATACGAGCCTGAATAGTAAT
The nucleotide sequence above comes from Gracilimonas sp.. Encoded proteins:
- a CDS encoding HDIG domain-containing metalloprotein, with protein sequence MSFLEKIGLGQKKKELTPLIGEKKKKEQEKYSLKRNPYIRIAILLFFIAITAFSLPQNPVNSGLNYTPGQPWRNPDLTAPFTFALNKTAEELEQERQEIRNKTAPIFRIDTSVPITIQARIDSIYRDIQPVLEAYADWQIAEKNDMPSAYDDSVRFARELSITDVELTEPSWQVLFNSYEQVQSQNLPSNQFVGVSVKQQLEQLIDQLMNQGIINRNKGNLDTDKITVRNTLESTEQSIDLARVRDLREANEFMQFQLNRTFDEQRMRLAMELYNKVIIPNYKYSEEDTQARLEEALATISETKGAIAQGQVIIRRGDLVTPERANILRSLAEARSENATNIEKWVRFAGQLVIIVAITFVFFMYIYLYRRNITSDNALFLLVFLTMGLVSFGAGLVNYLDIADPYIIPIAIAPIVLTIIFDSRVGLVSSITLASLLGLVNGNSFEFVVATFAACSLGVFSVRDIKDRSQFFFTTPGIVFITYILVVGSFNIATLSGWEMFASDLMYIAISSVFILFTYPIILLFETIFGVTTDFTLIELGDTNQPVLKELMNKAPGTFHHSLQVANLSEAAASAIGANSLLCRVGALYHDIGKMVKPEYFVENQTKGANEHDKLKPQMSAMVIKAHVSEGVKMAEDEDLPEIIIDFIRTHHGTSVIRYFFEKAKEDDDMKSMLQEDQFRYEGPLPSTKETGILLLADGIEAASRAMKNPTYSKLENLVNRMVDDRVAEGQLSHCPLTFRHLQVIKETFLNILVGVYHSRVEYPEDKERDKEEKAKEKAAEAERAGSENGSEQTEEQEETGE
- the xerD gene encoding site-specific tyrosine recombinase XerD: MAFKQELDLYLQFVKLEKGLTENSVVSYKNDLERYFRYLTSEKKINDLAGVTLSHIEDFLNFLVDEELLSASSLARNISSIRGFHEFAVVEGITKANPAELVELPKKASKLPEVLDRDEIDAILETPDLTTPAGIRDKAILETLYGTGMRVSELTGLEQDRLIFEIGFIRVIGKGNKERLVPVGEIAQDAISHYTEHVRPQFFNPEKAHKAKNKVFLSMRGSALSRMSIWNIVQKAAEKAEIKKNVYPHIFRHSFATHLLEGGADLRAVQEMLGHSSILTTEIYTHIDRSFLHQVHKEFHPRA